A segment of the Kluyveromyces marxianus DMKU3-1042 DNA, complete genome, chromosome 5 genome:
ATTCTTCCCAAATAACGTGCTCATCTTGGGCAATTCGGGTATCGATGTGGGCCACAATGATGTCCCATTCACTTGCTTCTTGTAGTTCTCATTCTCTAGTAGAATCCCCAAACTGTGCACAACATCCGTAGCATTGCGCAATTCTGAAGCATAGCTCTTGGGCTCAAAAATATCACACGACTTCCATTCAACCTCCTGCGCCCATGCTTCCGATGACACGGCTTTCCCGGATCTGGATAACGAAGTAACTTTGAAGTTAGCCTCCACTGCAGCTTCGCAGATTCGTTTGCCCAAAAAACCAGTACCACCTAGCACTACTAGTTTACGGCTCATTGGATACACAAACGTTCTGTAAACACAATTACTAGCTCGCAGACTAGTGATCAATGATGCGTTCTCGTGCAATTCAAACTActattgttcttcttctcatctcattgggaagaaagattattattacataTGCCCATTCAATACTGGTACTTTGGCTGGACAAAAACAATCCAAATGTGTTTGGAAAAGTACCAAGTCACGTGTCAAGCagaacagcaacaacaagaagaacaagaacaaaggacaagaaggacaagaCGTCACTACTATCTACTATTGCAATCAAAAGAGCAAGGTTACGCATAAATTAATTAAGATGTGAGCGCTTCTAATTACGAAATAAGGTCATTGGGAAGATAAGGCCTTTCCGTACTCAAAAGAAGTCTATTTGATATAGCCCTTTGGTTCAATGCTGAAACtgcaaaataaaaaagatcCAGATCAGCATAACCATCCAGCTCAAGATCAAACGTAGAAGTATGTCTAATCGAGCGAGGCACCAGGCATGGAGGGGAGTGAAATAAatgaaaggaaagaaagaaagaaagaaagaaggaaaggaaaaaaaaaaagaacaagtaCTGTAAGTTGATTGtgtattattagtattgtGTTTAGGAATTTATTTCATAGTATGCATTTATCAttatattttctcttcaagGTTAACATCTTCCTGTTTGTAGTTATCCCATACCACACGGTAGATGAAACTTGGTGCGAACCCACCGATATTAGTAATgaatatatcaatattcTCTGGAGGGATATAGTCTGCTATGGGATTGATAGTTTCCAACGCAACAGTCCCCACTCTATCATTTTCGGTTGTGGGAAGCACGTGCTGCGATCCTCCAATCTCCACCATCTTTTCAACATCGAATGGATATAATGGAGATAGTTTATAGAGACCGGCTACCGCAAAGACTGGAGTCTTAAACTCTCTAGCACATTCGCACACAGATGACACACCGGCAGTTGAAGATATGGTACCACCGTTAGTGAACACAGTCTTAGCACCTAAAATAACTTTACCCACCCGAGGCATTAGTGCAAATACCGCTGAGTCTGGAATGATGATAGTCTCTATATCGTGCTCGCTTAGCTTTTTAGCGAATTCATGGGCTACAGCGGTGTTATTTGGGAAACCCTCGGTCACTAAAACAGTAAAATTTCTGCTGTGACGGTCCCTAGCCTTCAATAGAAAACGTAGCACGGTTTTAGAATCTGGAGTTGGTGTAAGTAGAATCTCTTTATCGTGAATCAACTCAATTGCGATTTGCTGAATACCGTCATCTATGTTCTTGATCTCATCTATAAGATCACGTATGGATTGGACAATTGTTTGTCGAACATCAACACGGGTATcctgtgttttttttaccttGGCATCTGTCATTGGCTTCTGTAGGAGGTTAAACATCGAGGATATCATTGGCTCCGCTGTATTCTGCTCCTCGTCGATTTCATCTCTAATCATCGACAGCACACGCCTCACGACATTACCACAAGTATATTCATATGGGTGTGCTTTTTCTAAACTGTTTCcgaacttcttgatctgcGTTATTAGATCATCTGTTGAGGTCCATCTAATAGCTGAAACATATCTCATAAGTATCTGCAATGTTTCCAAAGCGGCCTGGTATGAACCAACAACCTGCTTTCTCTTTAGTCTGTCGATAAACGAGTCGATAACAACATTGATATCAGACATCCTAAcctaatttttttttgaagtgtTTTGTCACAGATCACAAATAATTGTCACCGCAGGACAATTCGAAAGGGCCTGCTTACAACCTTCCCTctcaattctctttttgtttcataaTCTTCTCTTGCAGTGAATAAAGATGAGTTTCGgtaaatttttcatttttttcactATTGtacaagagaaaaaaagtttGCACAGTAAAAGCTGCATAATGAAAATACTGTGAATTAGGTATAACTAGCTAGCTAGCcatataaagaaaatacaCAGGTCTATGTGATTATAGTATATAGATCAATACCATGAGTTTAATTGTCACCATCAAGTTCTAGTAGTCTTCTTTCACAATCTTTGTATAGAGTTATTAGTTGAGCATTTGAAGGGTCTAAAGATAGACCTCTTTCACAACATGGTTTCGCTAGTTCCACCAAGTTCAACTTCAAGAGACAATCTGTTAGTCTTAAGAATACTTCGGGAACAATTAAACCACAGCTGAGAAGCATTTCAAGATCTTGCCAAGCGTCTAAATTCCTTTGGGAAACCAATTCGAGGTCAGTTCTGTTACGAAGCATCATTTGTAGCTCTTGTAGTTGGAAAGCAAATGGTTCCCAAGGTTTACGTGCTTTGTTGCGCATTTGTAGAGCGAGGtcaaccttcttcaatgcATCGGGtaaatttttcttctgggCTTGTTGCATTCCAGCTTGGAACATGTTTTTAATCATATTTGTAGTTTCATTGCTTGGCTGTGGTTGGAAGTTTGGATTGTTCTCTGCAACCAGAGCTGTCGTTAGCCTGTTGATCTGGTTTAAATTATTGATCCTATCTTGGTTAGTGTCAGCATCATCTTTGAGACTTAGTTTCTTAGTATTGGTATCATAGCGTAGCATCGTGTCCTATGGTTCCTGTTGGCTTGAcgtctctttcttcctgCCTTATATGCTCGTTCACTTTTGATTTGTGGTATATTTGTAGTATTTTAAAGTAGACCAAACCCATTTTTTGACATTATAAAAGATACATGCCTACGTAACATAACGTATGAATGAAAGGAATAAGGAAAGAGgcaaaaaaagggaaactGCGAATGATGTTCATTACCTCAGTATAGATACCGCAAGAGAAAGGCACCGCAGGAACATAAAGTGATCTCGAAGTGATTTGATGGACACGTGTAAAGGAGAGGGAGATAGTATTAAAAACACATACGTATATATTTTAGTATATGATGTAGAGGAATGGGGATGCACAATTTTTGGTAACACCGGAATTACAAATCagcatcatcttcatcaggCAATGGCAAAGCAGTGGCTTGTTCCATTTCTTGTTGGTATTGTTGCATCAATTGCTCGTCGACTTGGACTTCTGGTGGAGCCAAAGCTGGAGAAGCAACGAAGTCCAATTGTGGGTTACCAGCCAACTTTCTGGCCAACCACAAGAATGGCTTCTCGAAGTTGTAGTTAGACTTGGCAGAGATATCGTAGTATTGTaggttcttctttctgtggAAGGTGATAGTCTTGGCCTTGACCTTTCTTTCCTTAACATCGACCTTGTTACCACATAGGACAATTGGAATGTTTTCACAAACACGGACCAAATCTCTATGCCAGTTTGGAACGTTCTTGTAGGTGATTCTGGAGGTCACATCAAACATAATAATACCACATTGGGCATTGATGTAGTAACCATCTCTTAGACCACCAAACTTTTCTTGACCGGCGGTATCCCAGACATCGAACTTGATCTCACCAAAGTTGGTGTAGAAAGCTAGAGGGTGGACTTCGACACCGATAGTAGCAATGTACTTCTTTTCGAATTCACCGGTCAAATGTCTCTTGACAAAGGTGGTCTTACCGGTACCACCATCACCGACCAAAACTAGCTTAAAAGTTGGGACTTCAGCAGACATATTTGTAATATTATCAGTGTACCTGTTGTAGTTTCactagaagaaaaaaaagacgtGAATTTAAGTTTATAACTAATCGCAAAATGGAAGTGATGCTTGTAAATCTAAAATGTTTAAAACAAATATATGCTTttgtttaatttttttttctttgttgtttctttgattttcGTCAAATATCCATTCACGGTAAAAGGGTACGCAAAgatatataattaattagGCGCTACTAAAGAGTTTAATCCTAAGGTTTATGTTATGACACGTATTTCAATTTCCCAACCGCTTTTGCATATCATTCATTGCGATTATATACTCTACATTTATCTTCCAAATATCACGTAACAACATCTCTGCCTTGCTCTATGAGCTGTACATAATATTACGTATATtgggaaaaagaaatacaagAAAATTTCTTTAAATATAATGTCAGGGTAATCAAATATTCCTGGTTATTACAATCACATGCATGCATAACAACATCTTTATATATCACAGAACCCTTAGACAAGATGTTTCTGTTCCTTGGTACAACTTTTGTTGTCTAATTTTGCTATGGGAGTATGTTGTTTGAAcgaagaaaacaatgcCAATATAAGTTCGAAAACATATTTCAACTGGTTTGCATGCTTTAAAgatattttaaaaaaagCGTTGTTAGATATATACGTCACGTGTTAAATTGATTTCAATTATATAAGTTGGACGAACATCTGcgatatattgaaatacGTAGCATTAAGCGCTATATCTAACCATCCCTAACTTTCTATTTCTAATTCGATCGATACGAGGCGCAACAACATCAGCAGAATTGCCTGTCTACTTTTTTTATGGGGTGAAATAGCGTTCCCTATAATAACTTATTAGAAGAGTGTATCATAGAAGActataatatttttaaatCGTTTCTGTGTATTTATGGGTGCGTACATGCCCCTGTATAAACTATATATCTACACTGTTTCATGCACCCAGGAAAATTTAATGGTTTCGTTGCATATTTGACCTTATACAcaaataaaggaaaagatgatgatgtcgTCAGCCATAGAAGATCATTATGCTAGTTCTCAAATTAGAGACTGAAAAGCATTAGTtgttattatcaaaaaaattgatggaatattgttttcggtttttcgttttcattTAATGGTTCATTGCCTAATGGTGGTGGTCATcttcgatttcttccaacACTAACCAgtcaccttcttcaacttcattaGCTTGTTCAGTAGCTTCCTTAACGGTTTCCACATCGGCAGCGGCGTATTCCTTCAAGGCATCAGCAGATTGAAGTTCTAGTTCTGGAATCTTTGGAGCAGCTGGAGCAGTCCATGGCTTGACAGCGCCTTGGGCATCAGCAGCGGTGACTGGCTTCAAGTTCACAGActtcaattccttcaaatatAAATCTTGAATGACATTACGTCTGATTAAACTAGTAGAAAAGCCACGGCTAGCTCTTAGGGTTAATGGTACAGCTCTGAACATTGTATCTGCTATCCTCTAGGATGTATGAAAGGGATTTAACACTCGCTACTGATTCAACTTTCAACTGCTTAGATCTTCCACCTTCTCTCGTCTCTAATCTTGACATACAAAATCGTGAAATTCTGTTAATATCGAATATATATCATGATGCACGACAGTGTGATTTATTGGTTCGTTTATTATGATATTCATAATAAAGAACCTGATATATTCTGTCACGTGAACTAAAAACCATCCATACTATTGTTTGCCTACACCGCTATCTCACAGTAGTATCTGTTGGCAATCACCCATAATCTTAGCATTCACAGTCAATATTTTaaccaacaacaccatGTATATTTCATTTAATAAATTGATATCTGGATGCGACATCTCTTTCCCTTAATAATTTGGTTATTCTTCGCTTTGCTCCTTTGtagaaaaatatatacctaCAGATGACATTGTTATTTCTAATTGCGAATTGATACTGTATTTTTACATTACTGATACCTTTTCTACTGCTCTTTATCCTTAGTGTTCATCTATAGAATAGTCCGGTAGCAGGAAGTTGCAAAAGCCCACAATATTCTTACTTTTAGAGGGAAGAATACCTATCTTTCTAGTAAAATTTTATATTCTGTCATTTCAAGAACCTCGGTGCCCATAAATGGCttatcttttgtttcctaCCATGCATTTAGCGATGAGTTCGGACCTAAAGGCTTAAAAAGTATGTTACAGTTTAAACCCCTACTAAACTGTATGCACATAATAGAATTATAAAATGTTCCTAAACAGTTTGCACTTTGGTATAGTATATGATGGATGTAGAAACTCAAGGATCTAGCAGAAGGTAAGATACTTCTGAGTAGATTGTCAGTAATATGTATGCAATTAGTACAGGTAGTCAAAACGGTGTCTTAGTCAACCATTATAACATTACCCGCATTTTAACTActgtacttcttttttctcaaCATCGGAGCTGCTAAGGATGACAATcatctgaaaaatttcaggTTCttttaaaataataatgttcATATCAACAGCTCTGGTTGATGTAAAGTACTGGTATACTATTTTATTGTCGGTTTTTTTAGCCTTTTGGCCAGTCCACACTTTTCATAAACCGATTAAGCGTTTCGATATGTCTTTCTTGGTCCCTAGATTTGCCGTTGCCAAGGCCTTCAGACCTTTGTCTGTTGGTGCAAGAGctttctcttcatcattgCGTGTTTCCGCAGCTGCTTTCGATCGTTCGAAGCCTCATTTGAACATTGGTACCATCGGTCACGTCGATCATGGTAAGACCACTTTGACTGCTGCCATCACCAAGACTCTAGCTGAACGTGGTGGTGCTGACTTTTTGGACTACTCTTCTATTGACAAGgctccagaagaaagagcTAGAGGTATCACTATTTCCACTGCTCATGTTGAATACGAGACTGAAAAGAGACATTACTCCCACGTTGACTGTCCAGGTCACGCTGATTACATCAAGAACATGATTACTGGTGCTGCTCAAATGGACGGtgctattattgttgttgctgctacTGATGGTCAAATGCCTCAAACCAGAGAgcatttgttgttggcCAGACAAGTTGGTGTCCAACACATTGTTGTTTTCGTTAACAAGGTTGACACCATCGATGATCCAGAAATGTTGGAATTGgttgaaatggaaatgaGAGAATTGTTGACTCAATATGGCTTTGACGGTGACAACACTCCAGTGATCATGGGTTCTGCTTTGTGTGCCTTGGAAGGTAAGCAACCAGAAATTGGTGAGCAAGCCATCATGAAGTTGTTGGACGCTGTTGACGAATACATCCCAACCCCAGCCCGTGACTTGGAAAAGCCATTCTTGATGCCTGTTGAAGATATCTTCTCCATTTCCGGTAGAGGTACTGTCGTCACTGGTAGAGTTGAACGTGGtaacttgaagaagggtgaagaaatcgaaatTGTTGGTCACAACACCACTCCTTTCAAGACTACTGTTACTGGTATTGAAATGTTCAGAAAGGAATTGGACCAAGCCATGGCTGGTGACAACGCTGGTGTCCTTTTGAGAGGTGTCAGAAGAGaccaattgaagagagGTATGGTTTTGGCTAAGCCAGGTACTGTTAAGGCCCACACCAAGTTCTTGGCTTCCTTGTACATTTTGACTAAGGAAGAAGGTGGTAGACACTCCGGTTTCGGTGAAAACTACAGACCACAAATCTACGTCAGAACTGCTGACGTTACCGTTGTCTTGAAGTTCCCAGAATCTGTTGAAGACCATTCCATGCAAGTCATGCCAGGTGACAATGTCGAAATGGAGTGTGAATTGGTTCACCCAACTCCATTGGAAGCTGGTCAACGTTTCAACATCAGAGAAGGTGGTAAGACAGTCGGTACTGGTCTAGTCACTAGAATCTTGGAATAAGCGACTTACATCGCTATAGAAAACGTTGTATGGAAATCATTCAGAAATTTATCATGTAAATAATCGGAACAGAGTACGTAAATACTGTCGGTTCAAAACTGATTTGCAATCAAATTAACAAGAAGTCTACATTCTAGTGCATCGATTAACTTACCGCTCTTTTGTTAAATTGGATATGTTAGCTTTGCAACAAATAaatgttacccggatgaTAActgaaattaaaaaaaagaaatatatgtatatatatatatttttttattagtGCCAATTGGGCTGTGCCTTTGGTAAAAGATTCAGTTTCACAGATTTCCGTTATTTCCCGTTTCTATTAGATATATTTTGTGCATGCAAGTTGAACATCTTTTCCTTAAAAAGAAGTCTGTCAACAGATTTACGATTCAACAAGACAACGCATATGCAGCacatgaagaaaaggtgATGTACTGTCGTCATTTTTCACATCTAGACTTGTAGCTTATACTTATGTTCTGTTATAATTAGAATGAACGAATTCCGTTACCGGTAGAAACTGCTTTCTAGGTTCAAAAACTATATCTCCCCACATCTAGCTAGAATTCCGAGAAATGGGCCCCAGCTGGCAAACATTtttatgatgatgatgcagTAGCTATCCCCCGCAGCACGTAGAACCTATGTATAACATCTAGGCGTCACATCGACATCACTACATTCTTGTGTATAAGTTCATCATTTCTGTGTCCTACAACCGGAACACACGCCGCCGTGCTGACCaggtgaagaagagaagaagttatGCAGAACATGATTATCGTTCTGAGTAAATCACTTACGATCATCTGCAACATGCGGCTTAACACAAAATAACAATTGCATCactttattttcaaaattactactattatttttattactactattactattactgttactattactattactattactattacaCTTGTAAACACACAACTACAATTAATTACAGATACAATTTGACCGAAAATTGAACAGAAACCAATAATAAAGAATCAAACAAATACTCGCCCTTAAGAGCGAGCCAAGCAACGCGCCGGGCTGGCACCGtacttttttccttctctttctttctctttctctccaTCCTTCTTCGTTACTTGTGTTTACTATCTGTTGCAAACCCCGCTATCCTAGATCCAATTGTTGACTTGTTGAGGTTTCCGCAGATAAGGTAAAAAAAGGAGAAGTGCATAGAAATCATGCGCTACCAAACGCATGTTACGTACGGACAAATGAATGAGATTATTGGTGGGTCTGAACAACTCTAAGCTGCATAGGCACGAATCCGTCGGGTATTGCATTTACCAGCTGCATAATGTAGATGTTGACGTAGTCCgtaaaaaaagaaaattattTCTCTTGTCTTCTTTGGCCGTGTGACCCCTACTTGGTCGCTTGCCTGTTTGAGAAAAGTTTGGgttaagaaaaaaacattctgaattaaaaaaaaaaaaaaattaatttCCAAACCAAATTATATGCTGACGATATTTGTCTTGCTTGCCCTTATCGCGGATGTTGACTGGTTTGCCCTACTTTTGCATTCATGCCTCTTATAGTGTCGTAGCATATTGCTTTTCACGTTAAAACACTTGTTACAGCTTGGCCAAGGACACTTGTAAGGCTTGTCGCCGGTGTGAATGGAAAGATGAGTCTGCAATGTTGATGGCCTAGAACAAATTCTTCCACATATATGGCACTGGTTCTTTTTAAGGGTGGTtaccttttcttttctagGAACGGTAATCACGGATGATAGTTGAACGTTACTCGAAGTTGGTGATTGAGCTGCATTCTCTTGACCCGTTTCAACGGGCCGCTTACGCTTAGTATCCAGCGCGTCGGTCATATGGGCCTGTGGATTTAGtgacgatgacgaagacgaagatgatatAGAAGGAGAAAGATCGATATTtggcttttcttccttgatGGTCTGCATGTGCACGTGCATTTGTAGGGGCAGGTGGTCCCGATGTGAATAACCATGCATCACTTGATCATCCGTCATTTGGTCATCTTTAGTCAGTAAAGTCTTCACTGGGGGCAGCTGCACGAAGGAGCGGCTCCTGTTTGTGTGCGAAAACGCGTGTTCAGGGGATCTCCTTGAGCCTGAGTTTTGAGGCTGCGCGTCAGAAAATTGTCTTTCGTTGCTGAAAGAATGACGCGGCTGAATGTGATAACTGTAATTGTAGTGCGGATTTACTAGGGACAGTCTAGGGGCAAGCTCAAACGTTTGATTGCTAGGAGTGATCGGAGCTGCACCGTACGAGTTTTCTGTTATGCTGGAAACACTGAAAGAAGTGCTGACATTTTTGCACCCCGCGGTTGCGTAATTGCTGATAGAGTTGGGAGGGTTGTTGACAACTGGCTTTCCGTGATTCGTCAAGGGCGATAGCATCGTTGGGGCAGTGacagatgatgacgacgagGGTGGAACAAATCCAGGGAATTTTTCTATTATTTGCCAAATGGTTTTCTGGATGTCTCTTTGTTCCACAGCGTTCAAGGCATCCGATTGTAAAAGTCGGTCAACCAGAGCACCAAGTTCAATGGTTTTATCCTTGACCAAATCATAGAGAACCTTGTTGTTGGCGTATCTACAGTCGATTTCCACCGAAGAGTGTCGTCTTACGGAACATTCCGGGAGTGAGGCTGGGCTATTGTATTGCTGGGAATACATTCTGTACGTGATTTTCTTAAGCGACTGAGGGTAGCAAtaaatttgtttttttttttgtttattctCAAACCGTTAAGAAATTAAGTTCCGGAGCTATTcggaaaaaataatacagGAAAATAGAAAGCCCGAGAACAAAGGTATTTTATACTTGGATCGAGTATGCGAATTCACCAACAACCAGTGATGACTATGTGTATCaatcaatttcttttccaaCCAGTGAAGGGGAATGTGTTTTGGTCACTGAATTGCGTTGTAgctttcccttttttttttttttttcacagTAGATCTTTAGTTAGTTGTCTAATTAAAGatagcaaaaaaaaaagctacAAGCGAAAGAACGTCTCAAAATGtgttaaaaaaattaatcCTGCGTGAGGGGTTCAACAATTATTAGTTTGTAAATGACTAATATTGCTTTTCTACTCAACAGAGTTTCAGGATTTATAGCGATTCTTTCCTTCTCGGGTTTGCGACTAATTTTCAGTGCGTCGATCTAATACGTTTTCACAGAATTTATTTTCAGTGCGAGATTGCTTCAGTAATAAACTTTGATATCTTGAGTGGAATACCGTAGTAACTAATCAATACCAAGGGAAGACCTTGCGCCATGTAAACTATTTGCTTTTGTTCCTAGAatttataaaaaaaaaaacagaaaggAAAGGTTACTTGTAAAACCTATTAAGGAAATATTTAATAAACACTATACAACTAAACGGAAAAGACGTTCCTAAATTAATGTCATACAATAAAGACGTCCTGAGCACAATAGGACGTACCTTTTTGGCGTCCGTTGTCTAaagtttatatataacatCCCCGCTGTGTGTTAACACAAGAAGTGAGCTAAACATTTACGAGAATAATGAGTGCCAAGGGGAGTGTTCGAGTAACAATAGTATAGCCAAGCTGCGCGTTTCTACTGCACAAGAtgcgaaaaaaaaaagtaaatactcgaaaaaaaaaaaaaaagattagaAACAATAATAGGATCTGAAGTCGAGAAGAACTCCTACAATCATCATGCCATACTATGTACTGTAGAAACCTCATCTGCATCAAACTTGCATGCATCCCTTAGGTCATAAGTCTTCTCAAATTGAATTGGAACTGAAAAACatacaattttttttttgattctggCCTTATTTGCCTGTagagtgtgtgtgtgtgcaGGACAACAGTTTTCCTGTGTGGCTTATTCTAAGCTTTAAAATCGGGAACGGCAATATGTTCCTGTCTAGTATTTAGGCTTCCAGGTGTTTTCTCCTGGCTTTTTCGCTGTAGTATCCACCATATTTCACAGCTACCTTTACGGACGTTACTGTGTCTGTAGTACAATCGTTATACCCACCCTATCCAATTTCCCAAGACAGCCGTGCACAAAACGTACGTACGTGCGAACGTGCGTACCTGCGTTTCTTTTGATCCCCTCATGCCA
Coding sequences within it:
- a CDS encoding ATP synthase subunit H, producing the protein MFRAVPLTLRASRGFSTSLIRRNVIQDLYLKELKSVNLKPVTAADAQGAVKPWTAPAAPKIPELELQSADALKEYAAADVETVKEATEQANEVEEGDWLVLEEIEDDHHH
- a CDS encoding zinc finger protein (C2H2-type); amino-acid sequence: MYSQQYNSPASLPECSVRRHSSVEIDCRYANNKVLYDLVKDKTIELGALVDRLLQSDALNAVEQRDIQKTIWQIIEKFPGFVPPSSSSSVTAPTMLSPLTNHGKPVVNNPPNSISNYATAGCKNVSTSFSVSSITENSYGAAPITPSNQTFELAPRLSLVNPHYNYSYHIQPRHSFSNERQFSDAQPQNSGSRRSPEHAFSHTNRSRSFVQLPPVKTLLTKDDQMTDDQVMHGYSHRDHLPLQMHVHMQTIKEEKPNIDLSPSISSSSSSSSLNPQAHMTDALDTKRKRPVETGQENAAQSPTSSNVQLSSVITVPRKEKVTTLKKNQCHICGRICSRPSTLQTHLSIHTGDKPYKCPWPSCNKCFNVKSNMLRHYKRHECKSRANQSTSAIRASKTNIVSI
- the GSP1 gene encoding Ran family GTP-binding nuclear protein, which codes for MSAEVPTFKLVLVGDGGTGKTTFVKRHLTGEFEKKYIATIGVEVHPLAFYTNFGEIKFDVWDTAGQEKFGGLRDGYYINAQCGIIMFDVTSRITYKNVPNWHRDLVRVCENIPIVLCGNKVDVKERKVKAKTITFHRKKNLQYYDISAKSNYNFEKPFLWLARKLAGNPQLDFVASPALAPPEVQVDEQLMQQYQQEMEQATALPLPDEDDADL
- the GCD7 gene encoding translation initiation factor eIF-2B subunit codes for the protein MSDINVVIDSFIDRLKRKQVVGSYQAALETLQILMRYVSAIRWTSTDDLITQIKKFGNSLEKAHPYEYTCGNVVRRVLSMIRDEIDEEQNTAEPMISSMFNLLQKPMTDAKVKKTQDTRVDVRQTIVQSIRDLIDEIKNIDDGIQQIAIELIHDKEILLTPTPDSKTVLRFLLKARDRHSRNFTVLVTEGFPNNTAVAHEFAKKLSEHDIETIIIPDSAVFALMPRVGKVILGAKTVFTNGGTISSTAGVSSVCECAREFKTPVFAVAGLYKLSPLYPFDVEKMVEIGGSQHVLPTTENDRVGTVALETINPIADYIPPENIDIFITNIGGFAPSFIYRVVWDNYKQEDVNLEEKI
- the TUF1 gene encoding elongation factor Tu: MSFLVPRFAVAKAFRPLSVGARAFSSSLRVSAAAFDRSKPHLNIGTIGHVDHGKTTLTAAITKTLAERGGADFLDYSSIDKAPEERARGITISTAHVEYETEKRHYSHVDCPGHADYIKNMITGAAQMDGAIIVVAATDGQMPQTREHLLLARQVGVQHIVVFVNKVDTIDDPEMLELVEMEMRELLTQYGFDGDNTPVIMGSALCALEGKQPEIGEQAIMKLLDAVDEYIPTPARDLEKPFLMPVEDIFSISGRGTVVTGRVERGNLKKGEEIEIVGHNTTPFKTTVTGIEMFRKELDQAMAGDNAGVLLRGVRRDQLKRGMVLAKPGTVKAHTKFLASLYILTKEEGGRHSGFGENYRPQIYVRTADVTVVLKFPESVEDHSMQVMPGDNVEMECELVHPTPLEAGQRFNIREGGKTVGTGLVTRILE
- the SEC72 gene encoding Sec63 complex subunit SEC72; the protein is MLRYDTNTKKLSLKDDADTNQDRINNLNQINRLTTALVAENNPNFQPQPSNETTNMIKNMFQAGMQQAQKKNLPDALKKVDLALQMRNKARKPWEPFAFQLQELQMMLRNRTDLELVSQRNLDAWQDLEMLLSCGLIVPEVFLRLTDCLLKLNLVELAKPCCERGLSLDPSNAQLITLYKDCERRLLELDGDN